In the Lepus europaeus isolate LE1 chromosome 18, mLepTim1.pri, whole genome shotgun sequence genome, one interval contains:
- the CCDC92B gene encoding coiled-coil domain-containing 92B: MDTVSLEHQIQSAQRHISFLKKEQMALLRDLHLEILRLQKRCSELTRDLEMREAQSHQQEEASRELESKCRALESQVAARAAANAELRREVAQREALVTALRCSLRAEERRFLEELRRRSHRATVLGTELQKHTEAAAYLSCQLHAARQRLQAPRPGPSAAAAAAAAEPRPRRRPQRARRPPTDAAAAKGPSRDWAAWDRAACALDDAEPMPDPALFLNARRPPRPSGRSPRQPPPQEPSDQAGPQPGPCRSPPAAPGPPSAPGDPE, translated from the exons ATGGACACCGTGTCGCTGGAGCACCAGATCCAGAGCGCACAACGCCACATCAGCTTCCTGAAAAAGGAGCAGATGGCCCTGCTGCGGGACCTGCACCTGGAGATCCTGCGCCTGCAGAAACGCTGCTCAG AACTGACGCGCGACCTGGAGATGAGAGAGGCGCAGTCCCACCAGCAAG AGGAGGCGTCCCGGGAGCTGGAGAGCAAGTGCCGGGCCCTGGAGTCGCAGGTGGCGGCGCGGGCCGCGGCCAACGCCGAGCTGCGGCGGGAGGTGGCGCAGCGCGAGGCCCTGGTGACAGCGCtgcgctgcagcctgcgcgcCGAGGAGCGCCGCTTCCTGGAGGAGCTGCGGCGCCGCAGCCACCGCGCCACCGTGCTGGGCACCGAGCTGCAGAAGCACACCGAGGCGGCCGCCTACCTCTCCTGCCAGCTGCACGCCGCGCGCCAGAGACTGCAGGCCCCGCGCCCGGgcccctccgccgccgccgccgccgccgccgccgagcccCGACCCCGCCGGCGCCCACAGCGGGCCCGTCGCCCGCCTACCGACGCCGCCGCCGCCAAGGGCCCCAGCCGGGACTGGGCCGCCTGGGACCGCGCGGCCTGCGCCCTGGACGACGCCGAGCCCATGCCCGACCCCGCGCTCTTCCTCAACGCCCGGAGGCCCCCGCGGCCCAGCGGCCGCAGCCCGCGCCAGCCGCCTCCCCAAGAGCCCTCGGACCAAGCCGGCCCACAGCCGGGGCCCTGCCGGAGCCCGCCAGCAGCGCCCGGCCCGCCCAGCGCGCCCGGGGACCCGGAGTAg